In the Syntrophus aciditrophicus SB genome, CCGTGAAGATAGGCTCTCAGAGAAGCGGAAGCCATTTGCCTCAATTTATCACCGGCACTGGCGGTCCGACCATCTGGTGAATGACGGAATTTTTCAAGCTGCGTAGCCAGGGTGCTTCCTCCCGCAAACCGATGATCCGAATCGAAAACATTGATTCCTCTGTCAATCATCGCTTTCGCGAGCCGGTCCCATTCTACCGCCGGATTGCGGTCGGGCTGGCGAGAATCCAGCAGCTCCTTGTTTTCGATAAAGAGCAGCGTGTTTACAATGAGGGGCGGCACGGACTCGAAGCGGCTGTAGACCCGTTCCGGATACCGGACTTTGAAAATAGAGCGGCCGTCATGGTCAAAAATGGAGAGACCCGCCTGGCTCTTCTCCTGATAGCTCGGGTAAAGCCCGCATCCGATTATTCCATTGAGGCTGGAGGAAGGACGGGACTGCGCTTCAACCTGGTATCCCTGAGCACTTAAGTTTTTAAGAAAGTCCGACAGCCGGGTATAACCTAACCGCTTGTCATAAGGGCCGTCAGCAGGAAAACGAAGGGACGGATTGGGGCCGGATTTTACAGAAAATGTGAGCTTTTGCGCGAACCAGGAGAGTAATCGCGCCTCGAGATAGAATGTTTTGAATTCTAAAACCGCCAGCGCGCACAGGACCGCGGATGCAACCAGGATGACCGCGCCGCCGAACAGTCGCCATCGCCACCGAAGAATATGTTTCCAGATCATCATCAAGCCAAATCACGCTGCGAAGGACGGGGGAATAACTGCCATTTTTTACCATATTTGCCATCCGATGGGATCATAGCTCCTCTCAGGCAACAGCAGGTTCGTGTAATTTTTATGACATGGAGTCGGCCTTGAAGCCACGGCGACGCCTTGTACCATATAAGCCGCAGCGCGGCAGCGCTATTGATTCCGAGGCCCCGATGGCCGTCACTTTGGCTGCCGTTGTTCAGGGCTGAATTTCCTGACTCCTGATGGACGCCAGAGCCGTGTCCAGAAGCAGTGAATAAGAGGACTCAAAGCGGGGATTCAACACCACAGGAACGCCCGTTCCCATCAAGGCTCCGGCCGGTGTGCTTCTGCCCAGGAAAATCAGGATCTCCGCAATCGAATAGCAGGCATCGATATTCGGGAGAAAATATATATCCACCCGCCCCGCGACAGAACTCTCAAGGCCTTTTCTCAGAGCCCTCTCCCGGGATGAAGCACAATCGATATCAAGAGGGCCTTCAACGATCCCCTTCAATTGCTTCCGCTCAGACATCTTTGCAAGAACTGCTGCGTCCACGGAAGAAGGAACAGAAAAATTGACAAGTTCCATTGTTGACAAGGCAGCGGTCTTTGGTTTTTCAATGCCCAGAATCCCGGCAAATTCTATGGCGTTTTCCAGAATTCGCACCTTCTGCTTCATGTCCGGGTATGACTGGATCAGCGTATCGGTGATCATGATCAGCCTGTTCTCCGAAGGCAATTCAAAAAGGGAAAGATAGCTCAGAGAATCACTTTCAGCGATGCCGGCTTCTCTGACGGTCAGAGCGTCAAGGAAATTCCTCATTCCGGCATCGCCTTGAAAAAGAAGATCCACGTCCCCGTTCCGGGCCATCGCAATAATCCTGGCAAGAACTTCCGGCTCGTTGCCCCCATTGACAAGGACAGGGGTGATCAGACCAGCTTTTTCCGCTTCAGCGAGAAATTGAGATACCCTGCGGCTTCGAGGCGCCGGTACGGCAACCCGCTTTCTGCCTTTCTCCTGAGCCTTCTCCAGAATCTGCCTGAAGTTTCTTATCATGAGAATTTTCTTTCCTTATGAACTCAATACCCCGAGGGCGATATCGGTAATGATTGTCTCATGGGAATCCGAACGGGAGGGTATCACGGCCGGCATGCCTCCTCCGACAATGATCACGTGCCTCCTGATCCCTGAGAAAAAGTCATTCGCGGCGATGTTGTCGATCTTACAGGCAATATTCCCGTATTCCAGGTTGGGGGCAATAAGAATGTCCGGTATCCGGGAATAGTCGATCTCCTCGAACCGATCGAGAAAGCCCTCCCCGCCGAGGAGAAAATCCGCAAGAGATAATCCCTCCATCAAGCGACATCCGGGCAGCTCCCCCTTTTCATAGGCTTCTCGAATCCTGACGGCGTCGGAAACGGAACCCAGATCATCATTCAATCCCCTTCGGGCGGCGATAAGCCCCACCTGCGGGCTTTCGTAGCCGAATCGGGAAAAAAGATCCACGGCGTCTTCTATAATCTCCATCTTGGCCCTGAAATCGGGGGCCACGGTCAGCCCCGCGTCCGTGACCGCGATGAGCTTTGGCAGAACGGGAAACTGCATCAGAGCGACGCCACTGACGCATCTTCTGAATCCCCGCTTGGAAGCAGCCCATATGAGGGACCTGTAAAGATAAGGGCCATCGATATAACCACGCAGAATAAAATGGGTTTCTCCAGACTCAACAAGCTGGACGCCTTTATCGGCTGATTCCTGGGGATCCCGTACATCAATGACGGCAAACTTTGTAATGTCAAAGCTGATCTCCTCGGCGAGCTTTCTGATCTTCCGTTCATCCCCGATCAAAACGGGCTCCGCGTAACCTCTCTCATAAGCTTCTTTCAAGGCCAGAAGAAATTCTCTGTTATCGGCCTTGACGACGGATACCTTCTTAGGACCAACTCTCCCTGCAATTTCGTCTGCCTCTTCAAAACTCCTTATGAGCATGATTGCATACCTCATATCAATATGATTCCGCCGCGCTATCCATATTCCTTGAGTTCGTCCCCGCCACCCAATCCTCCAAAGGCATTTGCTCTGTACAGGACAAACTCTGCGGGCTACTCGATGACCGTTCCCTGGCCGGTCTTCCGATACTCGAGCGCTATATGGTTGGCAAACGCCGTTCTGCCCTGGGAATCGGCTTTATGTCCATGGGCGTTGCACCAATCGGCAAATGTCTCCAGATCGATGTCCGCGCGAATCGCGATGTCGCCGTTTCCCCTGATCAGTTCACACTGTTTTTCGACAAGAGCTTTCCAGTCGGCAAAAGTGGCGGGCATGTTTTCGGGATCGGTAAAGATCGCCAGCGCCCTCCGGTAAGTCGGTTCATCTTTGAACCAGGCAACTCCTATGACATCGTTCATCCTGAAACTCCTTTCGTTTTTCGAAAACAGTTAACGTTTCATGGTTATAGAAATTCTCACTTCCCGGCCCGACTTATTTTCTTCCAGTAAAACGCCTGATGAATAACCCTTGATGACAACAGGGGTACTTGTCAAGATTTTTATTGGATTTTTTCCAGAGATGGATTCCCGACCGGCGGGCCTGCACTCGAACCGGCCCCGCGGGCCAGAAACTTTTCCAGACGGTTGATGCGGAAATCCAGAAGAAGCTCCACAAAGGCGCGGCGCTGGAGAGGAGGGCCGGCCATGCCGAACACAGGGGCAAGCCCGGCATCTCCCCGGGCTTCGAAGCCCGGCACAGACCAGTCGGCAATCCGGGAAAGGGCATCGTTCAGTTCCGCTTCCAGCGGCTCCGTTGTCCGGATCGGGATCGCCAGGATCTTGTCCGCCGCCGCCTTCAGGTTGTCAGGGACGGTGCTTTTCCGGCTGTTTTCCGACCCCGGTCTCCGCCGGGAACTTTTTTGAAGATGCCGGGTCAGGCCGGAACGGATGGAAACAACAGTGACATAATATCCCTTCCGCAAAGAAAGGAGAGTTGAACCACCCGGGATCACGTTTTCATTCCGGGGAAGATGCAGGACCAGCAGATAGCAGCCGCTGTCCTGAACTTCACGCTCCAGAAGCTCCCAGGGAATGTAAAGCTCCCGAATTTCTGCGCCGGGTGTCATATCGGGCTGCCAGTCGACCGCCAGGGCAGAAAACCGGACCGCGTCCCGCACGGCCAGAAAGGTCGAAGCGAAGTCAAAGTCAGTGTGGTAATCCGGAAGGAAGAAGTCCGCATGAGGCCAGTGCACGAGAAAGAGGACATGGGCGGGTGTCCCCTGTCTGGACAGCTCGGCCAGTTCCAGAAGATGCCGCCGTCCGCGGAGGGTGACCGCATCGGGAAACATAGCGATGCAACGGCCGAAGAGGGTACAGGACTTGACTTCCAGCAGCCGGGGAGCGCCGTTCTGCTCCAGCAGGAAATCAAAACGGCTGCGCCCCCGGGCGATCTCCCGCTGAAGGATATTCATGCCTTCGAAGCCGGGCAGACGCTTCTGACGAAGCAGATCGGCCACGATATCGTTGCAGGCCAGCGTGTGCAGCATGACGGGCCGACCTTCCCGCTCGACAGCCACAACAACCCCCCGGAGTTTCCGATCTTGCCCTACGTCCCGCCGCACGACATACAGCACGCTGTCCGGCAACAGCAATTCCCACAGACGACCCGGATTGGGGAGATAGGCATCGAGAATCTCCGACCCCAGGGCGCAGCGAACGGTGAAACGGTTCGGTCTTTCAATAAACCGGGCTTCTTCCATCTTACCCTCCTGGAAGAGAATTCCATGTCGGAATGAATTATTTACCATTTCCATCATGGAGATTCCATACTGTCTTCGCAGGCATCGGATAATTTTTCATGCACGGGCAATCAAAGGGTAAAAAGCCCTTGACAAAGCCCCCAAAAGGATCATAAGAACTGCCTGTTTCAAAGAATGAACGTTCATTCTTTGAAAGAAGAGGTAAGGCCATGAAAAATACCGGCAAAAGGGAGGAGATCGTACAAGCCGCCCTGGAACTGATCGCGGAAAAGGGATTTCACGGCGCCCCGATGGCTATGATCGCGAAGAAGTCCGATGTAGCGGTGGGCACCATCTACCGCTATTTCGAGAACAAGGATGTACTTATCGACGCCCTGTATCATGAACTGGAAGATAAGATTCTGGCGGCCCTTCGTGAAGAATACTCTGTAAAGAAACCCTTCCGGGAACGGTTTCTCCATCTCGGAACCACGCTGCTCCGATATTTCATCACCTACCCTCTGCATTTCCGTTATCTCGAACAATACCATAACTCTCCCTATGGAACGTCCCGGCGCAGGGATCGATTTCTGGGAAAAATCAACAATCGTGACATCGTCACGGAACTCTTTGCAAAGGGAATCG is a window encoding:
- a CDS encoding phosphate acyltransferase, with translation MIRNFRQILEKAQEKGRKRVAVPAPRSRRVSQFLAEAEKAGLITPVLVNGGNEPEVLARIIAMARNGDVDLLFQGDAGMRNFLDALTVREAGIAESDSLSYLSLFELPSENRLIMITDTLIQSYPDMKQKVRILENAIEFAGILGIEKPKTAALSTMELVNFSVPSSVDAAVLAKMSERKQLKGIVEGPLDIDCASSRERALRKGLESSVAGRVDIYFLPNIDACYSIAEILIFLGRSTPAGALMGTGVPVVLNPRFESSYSLLLDTALASIRSQEIQP
- a CDS encoding phosphate acyltransferase, encoding MLIRSFEEADEIAGRVGPKKVSVVKADNREFLLALKEAYERGYAEPVLIGDERKIRKLAEEISFDITKFAVIDVRDPQESADKGVQLVESGETHFILRGYIDGPYLYRSLIWAASKRGFRRCVSGVALMQFPVLPKLIAVTDAGLTVAPDFRAKMEIIEDAVDLFSRFGYESPQVGLIAARRGLNDDLGSVSDAVRIREAYEKGELPGCRLMEGLSLADFLLGGEGFLDRFEEIDYSRIPDILIAPNLEYGNIACKIDNIAANDFFSGIRRHVIIVGGGMPAVIPSRSDSHETIITDIALGVLSS
- the sfsA gene encoding DNA/RNA nuclease SfsA — protein: MEEARFIERPNRFTVRCALGSEILDAYLPNPGRLWELLLPDSVLYVVRRDVGQDRKLRGVVVAVEREGRPVMLHTLACNDIVADLLRQKRLPGFEGMNILQREIARGRSRFDFLLEQNGAPRLLEVKSCTLFGRCIAMFPDAVTLRGRRHLLELAELSRQGTPAHVLFLVHWPHADFFLPDYHTDFDFASTFLAVRDAVRFSALAVDWQPDMTPGAEIRELYIPWELLEREVQDSGCYLLVLHLPRNENVIPGGSTLLSLRKGYYVTVVSIRSGLTRHLQKSSRRRPGSENSRKSTVPDNLKAAADKILAIPIRTTEPLEAELNDALSRIADWSVPGFEARGDAGLAPVFGMAGPPLQRRAFVELLLDFRINRLEKFLARGAGSSAGPPVGNPSLEKIQ
- a CDS encoding TetR/AcrR family transcriptional regulator; this translates as MKNTGKREEIVQAALELIAEKGFHGAPMAMIAKKSDVAVGTIYRYFENKDVLIDALYHELEDKILAALREEYSVKKPFRERFLHLGTTLLRYFITYPLHFRYLEQYHNSPYGTSRRRDRFLGKINNRDIVTELFAKGIAQQVLKDFPCIVLFALAFGPLVTLARDHILGFVVLDETLITQTVEACWDGIRR